The Chryseobacterium sp. 52 genome includes a region encoding these proteins:
- a CDS encoding SIR2 family NAD-dependent protein deacylase: MKKLTILSGAGISAESGIKTFRDGDGLWENHNVTDVASPEGWRKDRELVLEFYNQRRRQLHEVDPNEAHQLVAELEKYFEVQIITQNIDDLHERAGSTHILHIHGELFKSCSCNNKNLTYEQKGDINIGDKAEDGAQLRPDIVWFGEDVPLYQTAREKVKEADILVVIGTSLQVYPAAGLIHEIKDDCLLVVINPNETGFGYGKRAVVMKESATRGMKLLFDKLVNLA, encoded by the coding sequence ATGAAAAAACTAACCATATTAAGCGGTGCAGGAATCAGCGCCGAAAGTGGAATAAAAACTTTCAGAGATGGAGACGGGCTCTGGGAAAACCATAATGTAACAGATGTTGCAAGTCCGGAAGGATGGAGAAAAGACAGAGAACTGGTGTTGGAATTTTACAACCAGAGAAGACGTCAGCTTCATGAAGTTGACCCTAATGAAGCCCATCAATTAGTCGCAGAACTCGAGAAATACTTCGAAGTTCAAATTATTACCCAAAATATAGATGACCTGCATGAAAGAGCCGGGTCTACACATATTCTTCATATTCACGGAGAATTGTTCAAGTCTTGCTCATGCAACAATAAAAACCTGACATACGAGCAAAAAGGCGATATCAATATTGGAGATAAAGCAGAAGATGGTGCTCAGTTAAGGCCTGATATCGTTTGGTTTGGAGAAGACGTTCCATTGTATCAGACGGCGAGAGAAAAGGTAAAAGAGGCAGACATCTTGGTGGTAATCGGAACCTCTTTGCAGGTATATCCCGCAGCTGGATTAATTCATGAGATCAAAGATGACTGTCTGCTGGTAGTCATCAACCCCAACGAAACAGGATTCGGATACGGAAAAAGAGCAGTAGTCATGAAAGAATCTGCAACAAGAGGAATGAAGCTGCTTTTTGATAAACTTGTTAACCTTGCCTAA
- a CDS encoding ADP-ribosylglycohydrolase family protein → MENTVKAGIFGVCIGDALGVPVEFRSREQLKRSPVTQMRAMGTHHQPVGTWSDDSSLAFCLAESLSNGYDLENIALKFLQWYNAEIWTPHGRVFDIGIATSQAIHRISKGTSPALCGGTSEFDNGNGSLMRILPLLFYIKDFPIEKRFDITKDVSSITHGHIRSVLACFIYLELALEILKGQDKWKSYRTMQKKVREFLNHNPICSQNEMDKFHRILELKIGEYDVAPLYTLQEEEIKSSGYVLHSLEASLWCFLTTETYAEAVLKAVNLGEDTDTTGAITGGIAGIYYGVENIPEEWIAELVRKNDIEALCEKLEKKIN, encoded by the coding sequence ATGGAAAATACTGTAAAAGCCGGAATTTTTGGAGTGTGTATCGGTGATGCACTGGGAGTTCCGGTTGAATTTAGAAGTAGGGAGCAACTCAAACGCTCTCCGGTCACTCAAATGAGAGCAATGGGAACACACCATCAGCCCGTGGGAACATGGAGTGACGATAGTTCTTTGGCATTTTGTCTTGCTGAAAGTCTTTCTAATGGATATGATCTGGAAAATATTGCTCTAAAGTTTCTTCAATGGTATAATGCAGAAATATGGACACCTCACGGAAGAGTTTTTGATATTGGTATTGCCACTTCGCAAGCCATTCATAGGATCAGCAAAGGAACTTCTCCTGCTTTATGTGGTGGAACTTCTGAGTTCGATAATGGAAATGGTTCTTTAATGCGGATTCTACCATTATTATTTTATATTAAAGATTTTCCTATTGAGAAACGGTTTGATATTACAAAAGATGTTTCCTCTATCACACACGGACATATCCGTTCTGTTCTGGCTTGTTTTATTTATTTGGAATTGGCTTTAGAAATCCTGAAAGGACAAGATAAATGGAAATCGTACAGAACAATGCAGAAAAAAGTTCGGGAATTTTTGAATCATAATCCTATTTGTTCCCAAAATGAAATGGATAAATTCCACCGGATATTAGAATTAAAAATCGGGGAATATGATGTCGCTCCATTATATACTTTACAGGAAGAAGAAATAAAAAGCAGCGGTTACGTTCTTCACAGTTTAGAAGCTTCACTTTGGTGTTTCCTTACCACTGAAACCTATGCTGAAGCCGTTTTGAAAGCGGTGAATTTAGGGGAAGATACAGATACAACCGGAGCTATTACTGGAGGAATTGCAGGCATCTATTATGGAGTCGAAAATATTCCGGAAGAATGGATTGCTGAGCTAGTGAGGAAAAATGATATTGAAGCTCTATGTGAAAAGCTGGAAAAAAAAATTAATTAA
- a CDS encoding RNA 2'-phosphotransferase, whose protein sequence is MNEIENKRISKFLSLILRHQPETINLKLDENGWAEVDELITKSAKGRMHFSFEDLEEVVETNNKKRFAFNEDKTRIRASQGHSIDIDLALKTMRPPDFLYHGTAEANISSILEKGIEKRSRQHVHLSADKETATKVGMRHGKPVILTIRTKEMHEDGIAFYLSANEVWLTDFINAKYISK, encoded by the coding sequence ATGAACGAAATAGAAAACAAAAGAATAAGCAAATTTCTAAGCCTTATTCTGAGACATCAACCCGAAACCATTAATCTGAAACTGGATGAAAACGGTTGGGCAGAAGTTGATGAACTGATTACAAAATCTGCAAAAGGTAGAATGCATTTCTCTTTTGAAGACTTAGAAGAAGTTGTAGAGACTAATAATAAAAAGCGGTTTGCTTTTAATGAAGATAAAACCAGAATCAGAGCAAGTCAGGGACATTCCATTGATATAGATCTCGCTTTGAAAACAATGCGGCCACCGGATTTTCTGTACCACGGAACGGCAGAAGCCAATATTTCTTCCATTCTGGAAAAAGGAATTGAAAAAAGAAGCCGCCAGCATGTTCATCTCAGTGCAGATAAGGAAACGGCAACAAAAGTAGGAATGCGCCATGGAAAACCTGTTATTCTGACCATCAGGACCAAAGAAATGCATGAAGACGGAATAGCTTTTTACCTTTCAGCCAATGAGGTGTGGTTAACGGACTTTATAAATGCTAAATATATTTCGAAATAA
- a CDS encoding metallophosphoesterase has protein sequence MGRTLVIGDIHGGFKALLQIFERAEVTADDKLIFLGDYVDGWSESSQVIQFLIQLSEKQECIFIKGNHDVWTEDWLSLGSDTGVWLSNGGKSTVESYNDYSLENLDLHLEFFQRMKAYHIDGENRLFIHAGYSSMHGPEKEVYSSNYRWDRTLWETAVAMDKKLKKDSTLYPKRLLLYSEIFIGHTPTLDIGITHPANKANIWNMDTGAAFTGALSIMDIDTKEFWQSEPLPALYPDEKGRNNDLFRTKIR, from the coding sequence ATGGGCAGAACATTAGTAATCGGTGATATCCACGGAGGTTTCAAAGCCTTACTACAGATTTTTGAAAGAGCAGAAGTGACAGCAGATGATAAACTTATCTTTCTGGGAGATTATGTAGACGGATGGAGTGAATCTTCTCAGGTCATCCAGTTTCTGATACAGCTTTCCGAAAAGCAGGAATGTATTTTCATCAAAGGAAATCATGATGTCTGGACAGAAGATTGGCTCTCCCTGGGAAGCGATACCGGGGTATGGCTTTCCAATGGTGGTAAAAGCACTGTTGAGAGCTATAATGACTATTCATTGGAAAATCTGGATCTCCACCTTGAATTCTTTCAAAGGATGAAAGCTTATCATATAGACGGGGAAAACCGGTTGTTTATTCACGCAGGGTATTCCTCTATGCACGGTCCTGAAAAAGAAGTCTATTCCAGTAATTACCGCTGGGACAGAACCCTTTGGGAAACTGCTGTTGCCATGGATAAAAAATTAAAGAAAGACTCAACACTGTATCCTAAAAGACTGTTGTTGTATAGCGAGATATTTATAGGACATACACCGACATTAGATATAGGAATTACACATCCGGCCAACAAAGCCAATATCTGGAATATGGATACCGGAGCCGCTTTTACGGGTGCTTTATCAATAATGGATATTGATACCAAGGAATTCTGGCAGAGTGA